In Serratia liquefaciens ATCC 27592, the genomic stretch GCAGAAAATCACTGTCCTATACGGTAAGATATGGGACTTTGTCAGGCTTTGAGCGCAATTTTTATGCCACAATCATCCCGTTACAGTGACGAACACGTTGAACAACTGCTCTCCGAGCTGGTTAATGTTCTGGAAAAACACCATACTCCCACCGATCTGTCTTTGATGGTGCTGGGCAACATGGTGACTAATTTGATCAATACCAGCGTTGCTCCAGTTCAGCGGAAAACGTTGGCAAGATCGTTTGCAGAAGCCCTGCAAGCTTCTATTCGTGAAGATAAAGCGCATTAATAATTACTTATGGTGACAAACCGTCAGCGTTATCGTGAAAAAGTCTCCCAGATGATCAGCTGGGGGCACTGGTTCGCCTTATTTAATATCCTGCTCGCCCTCGGGCTGGGTAGCCGCTACCTGTTTGTCACTGACTGGCCCTCTTCCCTGTTGGGCCGGGTTTATGCCCTGGTCAGCTTACTGGGGCATTTCAGCTTTATCGTTTTCGCCGGCTACCTGCTGGTTATTTTCCCGCTCACCTTTGTGGTGATGTCGCAGCGGTTGTTGCGATTTATCTCCGCCGCGCTGGCCACCACCGGCCTGACGCTGTTGCTGGTCGACAGCGAGGTCTTTACGCATTTCCACCTTCACCTTAATCCGGTGGTGTGGGAACTGGTGGTCAACCCGGATCAAAGTGAGCTGGCGCGCGACTGGCAGCTGATGTTTATCTGTGTGCCGGTGATCTTCCTGGTGGAGATGCTGTTTGGCACCTGGAGCTGGCAAAAACTGCGCAGCCTGAACCGCCAACGTTTCGGCAAGCCTCTGGCGGTGCTGTTTATCAGCGCCTTCTTTGCCTCGCACCTGATTTATATCTGGGCCGATGCCAATTTCTATCGCCCGATCACCATGCAGCGGGCGAACCTGCCGCTGTCGTATCCAATGACCGCGCGTAAATTCCTTGAGAAACACGGCCTGCTCGATTCGCAAGAATATGAACGTCGGCTGGTGCAGCAAGGGAACCCGGAAGCCGTTGCGGTGGAGTATCCCCTTAGTGATCTTAGCTACGGCGACAAAGGCAGCGGTTATAATCTGCTGATGATCGTGGTAGACGGCGTTCGCGAACAGGATATGAAGCAGGATATGCCAGCCCTCACCCGCTTCGCGCAGGAAAACATTCGTTTCGGCGATCACTACAGTTCCGGTAATCATGCGGATACCGGCCTGTTTGGCCTGTTCTACGGCATTTCACCGACGTATCTGGACAGCATTCTTGCCGCGCGCAAACCCTCCGCTCTGATCAGTGCGCTAAGCGCCCAGGGTTATCAATTTGGTTTGTTCTCATCCGACGGCTTTAACGCCAGCCTGTATCGCCAGGCGCTGTTGACCGATTTCACACTGCCGGCACCTGCCCAACAAAATGATTCGGTGACTACGCAACAGTGGCAGCGCTGGTTGGCCGATCAGAACAGCAATGCCCCGTGGTTCTCTTACATCAACTTCCGCGGTGCAGAACCGGTAGCCAATGATAAAACACTGGCCCCGGCTGACTTTATTCAACGCTACCGAGCCGGTGCGCAGGATGTGGATACGCAGATTGCCCAAGTGCTCAACACGCTGAAAGAGCGTGGCGTACTGGATAAAACCGTGGTGGTGATCACCGCAGAGCACGGCGTTGAATTTAATGACACCGGTAAAGGCTATTGGGGCGCAGGCAGCAGTTTCAGCCAGCAACAGTTGCAGGTGCCGTTGATTATCCACTGGCCGGGTACGCCAGCGCAGACCATTAATAAATTGACCGGCCACAACGACGTGATGCGGACCCTCATGCAGCGTTTGCTGCACGTAAAAACCGCCCCGAATGATTATTCGCAGGGGGAAGACCTGTTTACTGCCCAACGCAGAAACAATTGGGTAGCAACCGGTGATAACAGCCTGTTGGTGATCACCACCCCAACGCAAACTCTGGTATTGGACAGCAGCGGCAACTACCGTGCGTACGATAAAAATGACAAAGAGATCAAAGACGAAAAACCGCAGCTCGCTCTGTTGCTGCAGGTCTTGACCGATGTGAAACGCTTTATCGCCAACTAATCGCTTAAAATACAAGCAGTCAGGCGAATTCGCTCTTGCTTTGAGATTGGGAAAGGGTAGTATTATTTCCCACAGCGTCGGCATGTAGCGCAGCTTGGTAGCGCACCGTCATGGGGTGTCGGGGGTCGGAGGTTCGAATCCTCTCATGCCGACCAAAAATCCTTAGAGAAACCAACCCTTTGCGGTTGGTTTTTTTTAACAAAATCTTCAATGGTAAAATGGTGGTAAAATTGCCGACAAGACCGCCATTTTTACGACGTTAAATTCAGAAGAGCGTGAAGTTATCATCAAACTCATCAGCATGCCATGCTACGCTTTTCATAATCATGATGTAATCGATCCCCCTAGCTAAGTGACACCGGCCTCTCTATCTCAAAGATGAAGGCATCATCGTATGTCTTATCTAGCCAATAACCACCGCCACATTCTTTTGGCCGTTGAATGAACATTACTCTTCCAAGGGGAATGTAATCCCGCATTTCTCCGCGGTATAAATGTCATAGCCACCGTCTTTGCAACCCATACAATCCTCACGCAACGACTGCTCATACACACATATATAAACATGGCAAAATCATTGCGCGATGATAAATTTACACGGTGAATGATATACTGCTGATAGGCAAAGAAATAAATATGTTCGGGACCTCTCCCGGCCTTATTACTACTCCCTGGCTCCCTCCCCTTGCTCACTTGATGCCAGTTTCGCCACTCTCAGGCTCTGGAAAATTCAATATTAACTGTGATTCATTTTAAATTTAATAAAGATAAAAACACATTTAGAATACCCAGAAAGCTCAAAAGACCATCGGAATCGCCATCATAGACTGTCTATTCGCGGTAGCACATCAGTTGAAGGAGGCAAGTAGAAACGGGACTTCGGGGGTTACGAGAAAGTCCGAATTACTGGCTTCAAAGGTGGAGTAAACGCGCTACTGATGTGATAATCTTTTCTGTGTTTAGACTTGATAACAGGATTTATCATGAAAAATATTTTTCAAGACACCTTTTTGGGCTTCAAAGAAGGAAGACTAAAAAGGCTACGTTATTTCTTATATACTCTCGTTTCATATATTTTCTTAATTATTGCTTTCTATAGCTTTATCAGCAACCCTAAATCAATGTCAATTATCTTTGTTTTTATTTTAACACTCATAATTTTCATGTATTTAAGTATCTTGTTCTTAGCCAAGAGATTTAGAGACATGGGGCTTCCCCCATTAATATCCTCATTAATCTACTGGGCATTCTTCTTCGTTCTATCGTATTTTTCAAGAGAGGATATATATTATGCCATCGCGGCTATTATATCTTTGGCCATATGTTTATCACCTTCGAATTCATTCGCGAAGTAGCCTGTTCGGGTATAACTTACAACAACGATATCTAGTATAAATTGCTGGAATTTCTCCAGGCACTGCTGCCACTCCTTGTTTTATTTGATAGGTGCTAGTGTTTTCACCTGGCACCTTTTCTTGACCTCCCGGTTCGGTTACCTCTGACTGTTAAGGTTCCTGAATAACTTCGCCTTCCAGCCATGGTATGAACTCCGCCTCGTCACCACCAGGCACCTCTACACGTAAATCAATCCAGCGACCCGCAGGGATATCGATTGGTGCCCCCACTTCATATTTGCACCTGATCATCGCTTCTTCAAGGTAAGGAGTTATCAAACGGTCTACCGTGGTTAGGGCTTGTTCTTATCCCCCTTCAAATCTGCTAATCAATCCACTATTTCTTTCCTTTTATCTCGCGTAGCTGATTTTTTAGATTCACCCTTCACGCGATCAACACATTCCATTTCCCAGAAGGTAATTGACGAATTTTAGCCATTTTCAAGACCTCTCATGCCGACCAAATCAATTAAAAAAGTCTGCTTTAAAACAGGCTTTTTTTCGTCTGGTGTTCGAGGGGCTTACGCCTTCTAATCGATAATCTTTCACTGTTGTCGTTAGAAAGCCGTCACTTCTTCCCCATCATGCTATGAGCGTATTCAACCCAACGAAGGCGCGGCTTCCAGAAGTTACGAGGACGTAAAACGAAAAACCCCAGTAACCGTTAAGATTACTGGGGTTCGTGGGCGTGATTAAGCGCCTGTACTGCTTATATGGTGCCGGCTACCGGAATCGAACTGGTGACCTACTGATTACAAGTCAGTTGCTCTACCTACTGAGCTAAGCCGGCTAAATTTGGCGGAAGGACAGAGATTCGAACTCTGGGAGCTGTTACACTCGACGGTTTTCAAGACCGTTGCCTTAAACCACTCGGCCATCCTTCCAATGGGCGCAGATATTAGCGCTACCGTTATGAAATGTCTATCGTTTCATGAAAAAAAATGCAGGAAAAAGTGCGTTTGCTTAAACTTCAAGCCGCTAACGGTTAAAAAATGAAAAACCCCGCAAAAGCGGGGCTGGATTGCTCACTTAATCGGGGATTATTTAGGCTGTGAGTCGTAATCAGAACAGGTCTGATAGCCTTTGTTCATCACATGTCCGGTATCGCTGTAGCTCACAAAATAGGTTTGCACTTTCCCGTCACGCGGCGCTACCGCATAGGTATCGCAAGTCCCCTGAGCGTGAACCAAAGTCGCCGTGGTTGACGGTGGACCGGCAATGGCACGAACCTGCTGTTTGGTCATCCCTACTTTGACATCACTGACCACAGGCTCCTGAACGTAACTGGCGGCCCTGTCATAAGCCGTACAGCCGGCAAGAATAGAAAATGTCGCTGCTGTGCAAACGGCTAAAATCAGCTTGTTCGTCATGACTTGTCCTCTTAGAGTACGTTTGTTGTACTCTAAGTCTAGAAGAGGAAAGGCTTTTCTACAAATTTCACTTTGTCGATAGGTGCGGTTTACGCCACCGCGTAGCCAGATACCACAGCAAATCACACAGCAGAAACATCAGTAAACTGACGCCCATCACCGGCAAACAAATGCCCAGCAGCAGCGTCAGGCAGACTATCAGCAACAGCGGCCCTTTTGGCGTTTTGCGCAGCAACATAAAGGGGGAACGGGCTGGTTTACGTACCACTCGCGTTGGCCGACCTCGCCACCACATCAGGTACCCCATCACCACCATCGCCACCAGCCCGGCGGCAAAAACCACCAGCACCAGCTCATTGACCAGGCCAAACAGGACGCCCATATGCAAATCGATTCCCCAGCGCGTTAATTTTGCCGCGAGCGGGTATTGTTCAAAACTGACGCGATCGGTAATGGCCAGGGTTACGGGATCGATAGCAACAGCATCAACCTGCGTCGGCCAACGGCGATCGATCTCCATGACCGTCCAGGCCTGCCCCGCCATCGCCGGCTGCTTGATTTCAACCCTGGCGGCGTCGATACCGGCCTGCCGTGCACCGGCCAGGGCCCTGTCATACATGGCGCCATCCTGAGGCGGTTCCGCCCTGACCATCATATGCTCATGGTGTTCCGCATGATCGCCGGCAGGTACAGCGTCCTGCCCGTTAATCGCCGTCGACAGCGAGGGTGTTGACCAGCCGAATTGCTGGCGCAGCACGCTGATATTCTCCCCAGCCCACTGTGACCAGGTCAGCCCGGTGGCAGAAAAGAACAGCAGGCCGACCAGCAGCAGTACGCCACTTTTTTCATGTAACCTGCGTAAGCCACCACGCTGACGCGTTACCTTCTTACGCCTGCGCGCCCCCCAGAGGATCAGCCCCCCCAGCGCGGCAATCCATAGCCAGGAGGCTGCCAGTTCGCTGTAATTTCGCCCTACATCCCCCAGCAACAGACTGCGGTGAAATTGGTCCAGCCAGGTGCGCAACGGCAATACGCCGCTGGTACCATAAACCGTCATTACGCCGTGCGTCTGCGCCGTAACCGGATCAACAAACACCGCCAAACGTTCCGAAGCCTGAAGCCCTGCGACGTTAAACAGAACCCGGGTATTCTCGCCCTCTGCCGGAGAAGGACGCACTGCCGACAGAGAGGCTTTTGATGGCGCTATCGCCTGAGCGGCCATAATCTGCTGTTTTAACGGCAGTACCGGACCGGTACTGTCGTTATACAACTGCGGGGCATAAAGCCTTGATTCAATTTGCGGCGTCAAGGCATAAAATATGCCACTCAATGCCGCAATAAGTAAAAACGGCCCAACAAAAAAACCAATATAAAAATGAACCCGCATAGCCAACGGAATAAACCAACTGCGAGTAGTCACCTGCAGGTTAATATTCTGCGCAGCAGCAGGCAACGCAATATTGCGTTCAGACATGATAAGTCATCCGTGGTCAAATGGAATTACCCGGAATCTACCCGAATTAAATTCATTTAACAAACAGATTTCTTCTCTGTTTAGCTTAATTCTCATCAATGTTACAATAGTGGAACAACTGCTGACATTGTCATTCCTTTACGCTTTAACCCTGCAAGGACGCTCCTGGTGAAACTGTCAATTCAACATATGCGCACGCTGGCCTGGCTGGGCCTGTTCGCTATGTTGATGATATTCATCGCGCCATCAATCTCCACCCATCTTGCAAAAAATAGCATGGATAACAGCGAGATGATTGGCATGCCCATGAATGCGGAGCATGCCGAACACAGGACAATGATGAGCCAGAACCTCACCGATAGCCCGCCGGCAGGGCACAACATGGCGGACATGAGCACCGGCGACTGTTTTAACTTCTGCGGCTACTGCAGCCTGTTTCATCATAGCCCGCCACTGGTCATTTTGCCGTCAGCACTCCCGGCGATCAATATTCAACGCGCGCCATCCCTTATTCAAAATCTTTTTCACATTATTATCCCCTCAGTCTTTCCGCCTTATCAAACCCGGGCACCACCTTTTACCCTCATTAATTTTATTAAATATATCTA encodes the following:
- a CDS encoding DUF805 domain-containing protein, with amino-acid sequence MKNIFQDTFLGFKEGRLKRLRYFLYTLVSYIFLIIAFYSFISNPKSMSIIFVFILTLIIFMYLSILFLAKRFRDMGLPPLISSLIYWAFFFVLSYFSREDIYYAIAAIISLAICLSPSNSFAK
- the osmE gene encoding osmotically-inducible lipoprotein OsmE — its product is MTNKLILAVCTAATFSILAGCTAYDRAASYVQEPVVSDVKVGMTKQQVRAIAGPPSTTATLVHAQGTCDTYAVAPRDGKVQTYFVSYSDTGHVMNKGYQTCSDYDSQPK
- a CDS encoding PepSY-associated TM helix domain-containing protein, with amino-acid sequence MSERNIALPAAAQNINLQVTTRSWFIPLAMRVHFYIGFFVGPFLLIAALSGIFYALTPQIESRLYAPQLYNDSTGPVLPLKQQIMAAQAIAPSKASLSAVRPSPAEGENTRVLFNVAGLQASERLAVFVDPVTAQTHGVMTVYGTSGVLPLRTWLDQFHRSLLLGDVGRNYSELAASWLWIAALGGLILWGARRRKKVTRQRGGLRRLHEKSGVLLLVGLLFFSATGLTWSQWAGENISVLRQQFGWSTPSLSTAINGQDAVPAGDHAEHHEHMMVRAEPPQDGAMYDRALAGARQAGIDAARVEIKQPAMAGQAWTVMEIDRRWPTQVDAVAIDPVTLAITDRVSFEQYPLAAKLTRWGIDLHMGVLFGLVNELVLVVFAAGLVAMVVMGYLMWWRGRPTRVVRKPARSPFMLLRKTPKGPLLLIVCLTLLLGICLPVMGVSLLMFLLCDLLWYLATRWRKPHLSTK
- a CDS encoding DUF2946 domain-containing protein; this encodes MKLSIQHMRTLAWLGLFAMLMIFIAPSISTHLAKNSMDNSEMIGMPMNAEHAEHRTMMSQNLTDSPPAGHNMADMSTGDCFNFCGYCSLFHHSPPLVILPSALPAINIQRAPSLIQNLFHIIIPSVFPPYQTRAPPFTLINFIKYI
- a CDS encoding YejL family protein; amino-acid sequence: MPQSSRYSDEHVEQLLSELVNVLEKHHTPTDLSLMVLGNMVTNLINTSVAPVQRKTLARSFAEALQASIREDKAH
- the yejM gene encoding LPS biosynthesis-modulating metalloenzyme YejM, which codes for MVTNRQRYREKVSQMISWGHWFALFNILLALGLGSRYLFVTDWPSSLLGRVYALVSLLGHFSFIVFAGYLLVIFPLTFVVMSQRLLRFISAALATTGLTLLLVDSEVFTHFHLHLNPVVWELVVNPDQSELARDWQLMFICVPVIFLVEMLFGTWSWQKLRSLNRQRFGKPLAVLFISAFFASHLIYIWADANFYRPITMQRANLPLSYPMTARKFLEKHGLLDSQEYERRLVQQGNPEAVAVEYPLSDLSYGDKGSGYNLLMIVVDGVREQDMKQDMPALTRFAQENIRFGDHYSSGNHADTGLFGLFYGISPTYLDSILAARKPSALISALSAQGYQFGLFSSDGFNASLYRQALLTDFTLPAPAQQNDSVTTQQWQRWLADQNSNAPWFSYINFRGAEPVANDKTLAPADFIQRYRAGAQDVDTQIAQVLNTLKERGVLDKTVVVITAEHGVEFNDTGKGYWGAGSSFSQQQLQVPLIIHWPGTPAQTINKLTGHNDVMRTLMQRLLHVKTAPNDYSQGEDLFTAQRRNNWVATGDNSLLVITTPTQTLVLDSSGNYRAYDKNDKEIKDEKPQLALLLQVLTDVKRFIAN